A window of Cellulomonas wangleii genomic DNA:
GCGCGGCTGGCAGGCACGTGGCCGGCGGACCGCGGCCCTGGTGCCGAGCGTCCCGACGGTCCCCGCGTCTCCCGGCGCGCCCGTCGGCGCGCCCGTCGAGGCGGTCTACGTCTCCTCGACACGCGCCGGCGACTGGCTCGACCGCGTCGTCGCGCACGACCTGGGCGTGCGCAGCCCCGCGCTGGTGCAGGTGCACGCGGACGGCGTGCTGCTCACCCGCACCGGCGCCGCCGACGTGTGGGTGCCCGCGGGTGCGCTGCGTGCCGTGGGGACCAGCAGCGGGCAGGCCGGCAAGTTCGTCGGCCGCGACGAGCTGGTGGTCCTCACCTGGGTCCCGGACGCGACGACCGGCACCGCCATCGACACCGCGCTGCAGGTGCGCCACGACGACGCGCGTCCCGCGCTGCTCGCCGCGGCCCGCACCCTGGCAGCGCCCACCGACACCGAGACGGCGCCGCCCACGGCGCAGGAGGAGCAGGCATGAGCGACGCGATCCTCGTCCTCGAGGACGGCCGCACGTTCACCGGGCGGGCCTACGGCGCGACCGGGCGGACGCTCGGCGAGATCGTCTTCAACACCGGCATGACGGGGTACCAGGAGACCCTGACCGACCCGTCGTACCACCGGCAGATCGTCGTGATGACGGCGCCCCACATCGGCAACACCGGCGTCAACGACGAGGACGCCGAGTCGCGCCGCATCTGGGTCGCCGGGTTCGTCGTGCGGGACCCCGCGCGCCGCTCGTCGAGCTGGCGGGCGCGCCGCACCCTCGACGACGAGCTCGTCGCGCACGGCGTGGTCGGCATCAGCGACGTCGACACCCGTGCCCTGACCCGTCACCTGCGCGAGCGCGGCGTCATGCGTGCCGGCATCTTCTCGGGCGACGCGCTGGTGCGGCCCGAGGGGGAGCGGCGGCCCGTCGACGAGCTGGTCGACGAGGTGCTGGCCGCCCCGGTGATGGCCGGTGCGGACCTGGCGGGCGAGGTCAGCGTCGACGAGGCGTACGTCGTGCCGGCGCTCGGTCCGGACGGGCAGCCGCTGGCCGAGCCGCGGGCCCGCGTCGCCGCGGTCGACCTGGGCATCAAGTCGATGACGCCGCAGCGGCTCGCCGAGCGCGGCGTCGAGGTGCACGTGCTGCCCGCGACGTCGGCGATCGACGACGTGCTCGCCGTCGGGCCCGACGGCGTGTTCTTCTCCAACGGCCCGGGCGACCCGTCGGCCGCGCGCCACGAGATCGACGTGCTGCGGGGCGTGCTCGACCGCCGCATCCCGTTCTTCGGCATCTGCTACGGCAACCAGCTGTTCGGCCGCGCCCTCGGGTTCGGCACCTACAAGCTGCGCTACGGGCACCGCGGGGTGAACCAGCCTGTCGTCGACCGCACCACCGGCAAGGTGGAGATCACCGCGCACAACCACGGCTTCGCCGTGGACGCCCCCCTCGACGCGGAGACCGTCGCACCCTTCGACGGCGGCCGCTACGGCCGCGTGCGGGTGTCGCACGTCGACCTCAACGACGACGTCGTCGAGGGCCTCGAGGCGCTCGACCTGCCGGCGTTCTCGGTCCAGTACCACCCCGAGGCCGCGGCGGGTCCGCACGACGCCGCGTACCTGTTCGACCGCTTCCTCGACCTCATGACCACGCACCGCGACGGCTCGACGCCGGACGCCGCCACCACCGAGAAGGGCGCCGCCTGATGCCCCGTCGCGACGACCTGAAGTCCGTCCTCGTCATCGGGTCCGGCCCGATCGTCATCGGCCAGGCCTGCGAGTTCGACTACTCCGGGACGCAGGCGTGCCGCGTCCTGAAGGAGGAGGGCCTGCGGGTCGTCCTCGTCAACTCCAACCCCGCCACGATCATGACGGACCCCGAGTTCGCCGACGCCACCTACGTCGAGCCGATCACCACCGAGGTCCTCACGTCGATCATCGCCAAGGAACGCCCCGACGCGATCCTGCCCACTCTGGGCGGGCAGACCGCGCTCAACGCGGCGATCGCGCTGGACGAGGCCGGCGTGCTCGAGAAGTACGACGTCGAGCTCATCGGCGCCAACATCCCCGCGATCCAGAAGGGCGAGGACCGCGAGCAGTTCAAGCAGGTCGTCGAGGTCTGCGGCGGGGAGTCGGCGCGCTCGGCGATCATCCACACGATCGACGAGGCGCTGGTCGCGGCCGAGGACCTCGGGTACCCGATGGTCGTGCGCCCGTCGTTCACCATGGGCGGGCTCGGCTCGGGCATCGCGTACGACGAGGCGGACCTGCGCCGGATCGTCGGTCAGGGCCTGCACTACTCGCCGACCACCGAGGTGCTCCTCGAGGAGTCGATCCTCGGCTGGAAGGAGTACGAGCTCGAGCTGATGCGCGACAAGCACGACAACGTCGTGGTCGTCTGCTCGATCGAGAACGTGGACCCCGTCGGCGTGCACACCGGTGACTCGATCACGGTGGCGCCGGCCCTCACGCTGACCGACCGCGAGTACCAGCGGCTGCGGGACATCGGCATCGCCGTCATCCGCGAGGTCGGCGTCGACACCGGTGGCTGCAACATCCAGTTCGCGGTGCACCCGGACACGGGTCGCGTCATCGTCATCGAGATGAACCCGCGAGTGTCGCGGTCCTCGGCCCTGGCGTCCAAGGCGACGGGCTTCCCGATCGCCAAGATCGCCGCCAAGCTCGCGGTGGGCTACACGCTCGACGAGATCCCGAACGACATCACGGGCTCCACCCCGGCGTCGTTCGAGCCGACCCTCGACTACGTCGTGGTCAAGGTCCCGCGGTTCGCGTTCGAGAAGTTCCCCGCGGCGGACGACACGCTCACCACGACCATGAAGTCCGTCGGCGAGGCCATGGCGATGGGTCGCAACTTCGCCGAGGCGCTCGGCAAGGCGATGCGGTCCATCGACAAGGGCGGCTCGACGTTCCACTGGGACGGGGAGCCGGCGACGGGCGAGCAGCTCGACACCCTGCTCTCGACGATCTCGCGGCCCACGGAGGGTCGCCTGGTCGACGTGCAGCAGGTGCTGCGCGCCGGCGTGAGCGTCGACGAGGTCTACGCGCGCACGGGCATCGACCCGTGGTTCCTCGACCAGGTGCAGCTGGTCAACGAGGTCGCGCAGGCCACGGCCGACGCGCCGGCGCTCACCGCCGACGTGCTGGCGCACGCCAAGCGCCACGGCCTGTCCGACGTGCAGGTCGCGTCGCTGCGGCGGACCAGCGAGGACGCCGTGCGGCGCACGCGCTGGGCGCTGGGCGTGCGGCCGGTCTACAAGACCGTCGACACGTGCGCGGCCGAGTTCGAGGCCCGCACGCCGTACCACTACTCGTCGTACGACGAGGAGACCGAGGTCGCCCCGCGTGAGCGCCCCGCGATCCTCATCCTGGGCTCGGGGCCCAACCGCATCGGCCAGGGCATCGAGTTCGACTACTCGTGCGTGCACGCCGCGCTCGCCCTCAAGGACGAGTACGAGACCGTCATGGTCAACTGCAACCCCGAGACCGTCTCCACGGACTACGACACCGCCGACCGCCTGTACTTCGAGCCGCTGACCTTCGAGGACGTGCTCGAGGTGTACGAGGCCGAGCTGGCCGCCGGGCCGGTGGCCGGTCTCATCGTGACCCTCGGCGGCCAGACGCCGCTGTCCCTCGCGCAGCGTCTGTCCGACGCCGGCCTGCCCATCCTGGGCACCTCGCCCGAGGCGATCGACGCCGCCGAGGACCGTGCGGAGTTCGGCGAGGTCCTCGCCGCGGCGGGTCTGCCCGCCCCGGCGTTCGGCACCGCCACGCACCTCGAGGCGGCGAAGGAGACGGCCCGGCGCATCGGGTTCCCCGTGCTCGTGCGGCCCTCGTACGTGCTGGGCGGGCGCGGCATGGAGATCGTCTACGACGAGGCGCAGCTCACCGAGTACGTCGAGCGGGCGATCGCGGAGCAGCTGGGCGGCGACCGCGGCGGCAGCCTGCCGCCGCTGCTGATCGACCGGTTCCTCGACGACGCCATCGAGATCGACGTCGACGCGCTGTACGACGGCACCGAGCTGTACCTCGGCGGTGTCATGGAGCACATCGAGGAGGCCGGCGTGCACTCCGGCGACTCGGCGTGCGTCCTGCCGCCCGTGACGCTGTCGGTGGCCGAGCTGGAGCGGATCCGGACCTCCACCGAGGCGATCGCCCGCGGTGTCGGGGTCCGCGGGCTGCTGAACATCCAGTTCGCGCTCGTGTCCGACGTGCTCTACGTGCTCGAGGCCAACCCGCGCGCGTCGCGCACCGCACCGTTCGTGTCGAAGGCCACCGGCGTCTCGCTGGCCAAGGCCGCCGCGCTGGTCATGACCGGGCGGTCCATCGCCCAGCTGCGCGCGGAGGGGGTGCTGCCCCCGACCGACGCGAGCGTCGTCGACCTGGACGCGCCGATCGCCGTCAAGGAGGCGGTGCTGCCCTTCAAGCGGTTCCGGACCGCCGCCGGCACGGTCGTCGACACGGTCCTCGGCCCCGAGATGCGCTCGACCGGCGAGGTCATGGGCTTCGACGTGGACTTCCCCACGGCGTTCGCCAAGTCGCAGGCCGCGGCGTTCGGCGGGCTGCCCACCGGCGGCCGGGTGTTCATCTCCGTGGCGGACCGCGACAAGCGGTCGATCGTGTTCCCCGTCAAGCGCCTCGTGGAGCTCGGGTTCGAGATCCTCGCGACGGAGGGGACGTCCGCGGTGCTGCGGCGCAGCGGGATCCGCGCGAGCGTCGTGCGCAAGCACTCCGCGGGTCGCGGCCCGGGCGGCGAGCCCACGATCGTCGACCTCATCACGGCCGGTGAGATCGACATGGTCGTCAACACGCCGTCCGGGCAGGGCGCGCGCGCCGACGGCTACGAGATCCGCGCCGCCACGACGGCCGCCGACAAGGCCATCGTCACCACCGTGCAGCAGCTCGGTGCCGCGGTGCAGGCCATCGAGGCGCTGCAGTCCGGGCCGTTCGCGGTCACGAGCCTGCAGGAGCACGACGCGGCCGCGGCGGCGCGTCGTGCCGCCCTGGCCGCGGCGGCCCACGCCGGGGTCGACGCGTGAGCGACGGTCCCGTCCCGTTCGGTGCCCGCCTCGCGGCGGCGATGGACGAGCACGGACCGCTCTGCGTCGGCATCGACCCGCACGGATCGCTCCTGGGGGACTGGGGCCTGCCGGACGACGCCACCGGGCTGCGGGAGTTCTCGCTGCGCGTGATGGACGCCGTGGCGGGCCGGGTCGCGGCGGTCAAGCCGCAGGCCGCGTTCTTCGAGCGGCACGGCTCGGCCGGCCTGGCGGTCCTCGAGGAGGTGGTCGCGGCGGGGCGTGCCACCGGGACGCTCGTGGTCGTCGACGCCAAGCGGGGGGACATCGGGTCGACCATGGGCGCGTACGCCGACGCGTACCTGAGCGACGGCTCGCCGCTGGCGGGGGACGCCCTGACGGTGTCGCCGTACCTCGGCTTCGGGTCGCTGGGTCCGGCTGTCGAGCTGGCCCTGGCGACGGGACGCGGGCTGTTCGCCCTGTGCCTCACCTCCAACCCGGAGGGCGCCGAGGTGCAGCACGCCCGCACCGCCGACGGCGTGACGGTGGCGGCCGCGGTCGCCGCGCGCGCCGCCGCGCTGAACGAGGGTGCGTCGCCGCTGGGCTCGGTCGGGCTGGTCGTGGGCGCCACGATCGGGGACGCGGCCCGCGCGACGGGCGTCGACCTGGCGGCCGTCAACGGGCCGCTGCTGGCGCCCGGGGTGGGGGCGCAGGGGGCCGGTGCGCGCGAGCTGGCGGCCGTCTTCGGTGACGCCCGGCGGCAGGTCCTCGCGTCGTCCAGCAGGGGAGTGCTGCGTGCCGGCCCCGAGGTCGGAGCGCTGCGGGACGCGGCCGGTCGGGCCGCCGCGGAGGCCGCTGCAGCCCTGCGCTGAGCCACCGCACGAGGGGCGGCCACCGGGGGTGGTGGCCGCCCCTCGGCATGCCGTCGGACGGGCACGTGGACGCCCGGTGCCTTCCCGATGCCTTCCCGGGGGCGGTGCGGGGGCGGTGCCAGGCTCGCGTGCCTCGCGGTCGTGCCTTCGTTCCGGTCAGGCGCGATGTCTGATAACGGAACCTGGCGCCCCGGAAGCCGCCTCAGCGATCGACAACGAGGGCCGCCTGACGGCGGCCCGCAAGGACTGGACGACACGCCGACCGGCCCGCCGCTGCGTCCACCGGGCTCCGCGGTGGCGCGACCTCGTGGGACCCCCGCGTCCGCGGCACCCGGTACCGTCCGTCCCGTGGCGGGGGAGACGACGGTGGGACGGGCGGTGGCCCGGTGCCTCGCCACCCTCGGCGACCTGCACCCGAGCACGGCGCGGGCGTACCGGTGGGCGCTGAGCGACCTGGCCGCGACGTGCGGGGACGACCAGCTCGCCGACGTCCTCGGAGGACCGGCTCTCGGTCTGTGGCTCGCGTCGCCCACGGCGGCCGGGAAGGAGCCGTCACCGGCGTCGGTGCGGCAGCGGGCGACCGCGGCGCGCGGACTCGTGCGGTTCGCGCTCGACCACCGTCTGCTCGACGCCCCGACCGCGGAGTCCGCGGTGCGCACCCTGCGCCGGCCGGCGACGCCCGCGGTGACACGCGACACGTCCGCCGCCCGTCTCCTGCTGGCACGGGCGGTCGGCGGGCGTCCGTACGGCGTGTCGCACGACGTGTGGGTCCGCTTCCGGGCGCACGCGCTCCTGCTGGCCGAGACGGGCGCGCCCGAGCGCGACCTGGGCCGTGCGCTCCTCGCCGAGGTGGCGCCCGACCGCTCCGCTCTCACGCTGGCAGGTGCGTGCTACGCGGTGGGGGAGCCGACCCGGCACGCACTGGGAGCCTGGCTCGTGGCCCGCGAGGAGCTCGTCGGGACGCTGCAGGGGAGCCCGCCGCCCCAGCTGTGGGTGCGTGCGCACCCGTCGACGCACCCCCGCACGGGCGTCGTCGCCCCGGTGGGCATGCCCATCACCGCACGTGGGCTGCGCAAGGCGTTCCAGGAGGTCGTCGACGTGCTCAGCGGTGCCGACCCGCGCCTCGCCACCTGCACCGTCGCGCACGTCCGCGCGCTCGCCCGCCCTGCGACCGCGTGACGAGCGCAGGCCGACGACCTCACCGGCCCGCCCGGCGACGGTCCCACGACCTGCGGCGGGGCCGCGCGGGCGCGCGTCGGCGCAGGTCGCGGGCGACACACCACGCCCCCGCGTTGCCGACCGGCAGTACCGTCGCTAGTTTCGTGTCAGATCCCGCGCAACGGCGACCAGGATCTCCGGCCCAGTGACGAGAAGGTGAAGCGCGTGGCTCTTCCTCCGCTGACTCCCGAACAACGAGCCGCCGCGCTCGAGAAGGCTGCCGCGGCGCGGCAGGCCCGTGCCGAGGTGAAGAACCGCCTCAAGTACTCGCAGGGCTCCCTGTCCGAGGTGATCGAGCAGGGGCAGCAGGACGAGACGATCGGCAAGCTCAAGGTCGCCGCGCTCCTCGAGTCCCTGCCCGGTGTGGGCAAGGTCAAGGCCCGTGCGATCATGTCCGAGATCGGCATCTCGGAGACGCGCCGGGTGCGTGGCCTCGGTCCGCACCAGGTCAAGGCGCTCGTCGACCGGTTCGGCTGAGCGTCCTGCGACGGCGCCCCGCCCGACACCGGGCGGGGCGCCGTCGCACGTCCGGGACGAACCGGACGCCATCCCCGGAACCTGGAGCGGTGCACCACCCATGACCAAGCAGCCGGCACGGCTCACCGTGCTCGCCGGACCGACCGCCGTGGGCAAGGGGACGGTCTCGGCCGACATCCGCGCCCGCTACCCGCAGGTGTGGCTCTCGGTGTCGATGACCACCCGCGACCCTCGCCCCGGCGAGGTCGACGGACTGCACTACCACTTCGTGTCGCCCGAGCGCTTCGAGGAGATGGTCGAGCACGGCGACCTGCTCGAGTGGGCCGTCGTCCACGGCCGCAACCGGTACGGCACCCCCCGGGGGCCCGTCCTCGAGCGGCTCGCGGCCGGTGAGCCCGCGCTGCTGGAGATCGACCTGCAGGGGGCGCGGCAGGTCCGTCGGACCATGCCGGACGCGCGCTTCGTCTTTCTCGCGCCGCCGTCCTGGGACGAGCTGGTCCGCCGGCTGGTCGGGCGCGGGACGGAGAGCGCCGAGGAGCGCGAGCGGCGGCTGGAGACGGCCCGTGTCGAGCTCGCCGCGGAGCCCGAGTTCGACCACGTCATCGTGAACGACGACGTGCACCGCGCCACGGACGAGCTCGTGCGGCTGATGGGCGTCGACGCCTGAGGGTTCCCGGGCGACGCGCGGGACCAGGTACGATGGGACCGACTGCGCCGCTCGACGCCCACCTCCCACCCGGGGCTCGTGCCGACGGCGCCTCAGACCCGCTCAGCCATCCGACAGGACTGGAGTCCTCCGTGTCCGGAACCGTTGCCGCCCCCACGGGCATCACCGACCCGCCGATCGACCGCCTCCTCGAGCGCGCCGACTCCAAGTACGCGCTCGTGCTGTTCTCGGCCAAGCGCGCGCGGCAGATCAACGCGTACTACGCCCAGCTCAACGAGGGCCTGCTCGAGTACGTCGGCCCTCTCGTCGAGACCCGCCCGCAGGAGAAGCCGCTCTCCATCGCCATGCGCGAGATCGACGCCGGGCTGCTCACGTCCGAGCCCGTCGCGGAGGCCTGAGCCTCCCCGTCATGCGCATCGTCCTCGGGGTCGCGGGCGGGATCGCCGCGTACAAGGCGGTCCTGCTCCTGCGGATCCTGCGCGAGCAGGGCCACGCCGTGCGCGTCGTGCCCACCCGCGCGTCGCTGGAGTTCGTCGGCCGTGCGACCTGGGAGGCCCTGTCGGGCGAGCCGGTCACGACCGACGTCTTCGAGGACGTCGACCAGGTCGCGCACGTCGCCGTCGGCAAGACGGCCGACCTCGTCCTGGTGGCCCCGGCGACCGCCGACCTGCTGGCCCGTGCCGCAGCCGGCCGGGCCGACGACCTGCTGACAGCCTCCCTGCTGGTGGCGCGGTGCCCGGTGCTGCTGGCGCCGGCCATGCACACCGAGATGTGGGAGCACCCGGCCACCGTCGCCAACGTGGCGACGCTGCGGTCCCGCGGCGTCCACGTGCTCGAGCCCGCTGTCGGCCGCCTCACGGGCACCGACACCGGGGCAGGACGCCTGCCGGAGCCCGAGGTGATCGCGGCCGCCGCGCTGCGGCTGCTCGAGCCGCCCGTCGAGCAGGACCTGCGCGGTCGCCGTGTCGTGGTGTCCGGCGGCGGCACGCGCGAGCCCCTGGACCCGGTCCGGTTCCTCGGCAACCGGTCGTCCGGACGCCAGGGCGCGGCGCTGGCCCGGACGGCCGCGCAGCGCGGTGCCGAGGTCACGTTCGTCGCGGCCAACGTCGCCGCCGACGTCCTGACCGAGGCCGGTGCCGGCGTGCAGGTCGTGCCCGTGGAGACGGGGGAGGAGCTGCGGCGCGCCGTCCGCGGGGCCGCGCGCGACGCGGACGTCGTCGTCATGGCGGCCGCCGTCGCGGACTACCGCCCGGCGAGCGTCGCCGACGCCAAGCTCAAGAAGTCGGGGGACGACCCGGTGCTCCGGCTCGTCGAGACCACCGACGTCCTGCGCGAGCTCGTCACGGACCCGCCCCGCACCGACCAGGTCGTCGTCGGCTTCGCAGCCGAGACCGGTGACGCCACCGGCACCGTGCTCGACCACGCCCGCGCCAAGGCGCTGCGCAAGGGCGCCGACCTGCTGGTCGTCAACGCGGTCGGCGACGGGCGCGGCTTCGGCACCACGACCAACGAGATCACCGTGCTCGACCGGGCGGGTGACGTCGTCACACAGGCGGCGGGCACCAAGGGCGAGGTCGCCCACGCCGTGTGGGACACCGTGGTCCCGGTGGTGGACATCCGCTCACCACGCCCCGGCGGCGCGGCTACGCTTCGGGCATGACCTCCACGCCTCTCCGCCTGTTCACCTCGGAGTCCGTGACGGAGGGCCACCCCGACAAGATCTGCGACCAGATCTCCGACGCGATCCTCGACGCCATCCTCGAGCAGGACACGACGGCTCGCGTCGCGGTCGAGACGATGGTGACCACCGGCCTGGTGCACGTCGCCGGTGAGGTCACGACCAGCGCGTACGTCGAGATCCCGCAGATCGTCCGCGAGGTGGTCCGCGGCATCGGCTACACCTCCTCGCTCATCGGCTTCGACGGCGACTCCTGCGGCGTGTCGGTCTCCATCGGCCAGCAGTCGCCCGACATCGCCGCGGGTGTCGACAAGGCCATCGAGGTCCGCCAGGACGCCGCGGACCTCGACCCGCTCGACCTGCAGGGTGCCGGCGACCAGGGGCTGATGTTCGGGTACGCGAGCGACGAGACGCCCTCCCTGCTGCCCCTGCCGATCTGGTTGGCGCACCGGCTGGCCGAGCGCCTCGCCCAGGTGCGCAAGGAGGGCACGCTGCGCGGCCTGCGGCCCGACGGCAAGACGCAGGTCACGGTCGGCTACGAGGGCGACCGGCCCGTGTCCCTCGACACCGTCGTGCTGTCCACGCAGCACGAGCCCGACCTGTACGAGTCGGCCCTCGCCGCGCAGGTGGCCGAGCTCGTCGTGGCACCCGTGCTCGCCGACGCGGGCATCGACACCTCCGGCCACCGCCTGCTGGTGAACCCCACCGGCCAGTTCGTGATCGGCGGCCCGCAGGGCGACGCCGGGCTGACGGGACGCAAGATCATCGTCGACACCTACGGCGGCATGGCGCGCCACGGCGGTGGTGCGTTCTCCGGCAAGGACCCGTCCAAGGTCGATCGCTCGGCGGCGTACGCCATGCGGTGGGTCGCCAAGAACGTCGTCGCCGCGGGCCTCGCGCGCCGCTGCGAGGTGCAGGTCGCCTACGCGATCGGCAAGGCGCACCCCGTGGGCCTGTACGTCGAGACGTTCGGGACCGGCACGGTGCCCGAGGACCGGCTGACCGCGGCGATCCGCGAGGTCTTCGACCTGCGCCCCGCGGCGATCATCCGCGACCTCGACCTGCTGCGCCCCGTGTACCGGCGCACAGCGGCGTACGGCCACTTCGGTCGTGACCTGCCGGAGTTCACCTGGGAGCGCACCGACCGCACGGCCGACCTGCTGTCGGCCGTCGGCTGACCGCGCCCGGCCGTCCGACGGCGGTGGCTCGGACGAGCGCCACGCGGACACCCGGCGCCGTGGTGGGATGGACCGCGTGACCAGCGCGAGCACCCCCGAGCAGCCGGCGCTGGCCGGGCTCGAGGTGCCTGCCGCACCACGCCGGCGCCGCGTCGCCGCGCCGCCCGGGCCGGCCGCCCGGTTGCCCGTGGCGCGGGTCTGCGTCGACCTCGCACCGCCGCACCTCGACCGCCCGTTCGAGTACCTGGTGCCCGAGACGCTCGACGACGCGGCGCGCCCCGGTGTCCGGGTCAAGGTCCGGTTCGCCGGCCAGGACGTCGACGGGTGGCTGCTCGAGCGCGTCGAGCAGGCCGACCATGAGGGACGCCTGCTGCCGCTGCGGCGGGTCGTGTCCTCCGAGCCCGTCGTCGCGCCCGCGGTCGCGCGGCTGGCGCGCGCGGTCGCCGACCGGTGGGCGGGGAGCCTGGCCGACGTGCTGCGGCTCGCGGTCCCGCCGCGGCACGCACGCGTGGAGGGCGAGGTCGACGCACCCGACTCCGGCGAGGCCGTCGCCGGGGCGGTCGTGGCCGCACCCGCGCCCGGTGCGCCCGCCTGGGAGGCCTACCGGGGCGGTCCGGCGTTCCTGCGTCACGTCCTGGCGGGCGGTGCGCCGCGGGCCGTGTGGACGGCGCTGCCCGGCACCGGTGAGCACCGCTGGGCAGCCGCCGTGGCCCAGGCGGTGGCGACGACCCTGCTGGGGGGCCGTGGCGCGCTCGTCGTGGTGCCCGACGCACGGGACGTCGATCGGGTGTGCACCGCGCTGCGTGAGACGGGGCTCACGGACGTGTCCGAGGGCGGCCCCGTGACGCGGCTGGTCGCCGAGGACGGCCCCGCCGCCCGGTACCGGTCCTTCCTCGCGACCCTGCGGGGACGCGCCCGGGTGGTCGTCGGGACACGGGCGTCGGCGTTCGCGCCCGTGGCGGACCTCGGCCTGGTCGTGTGCTGGGACGACGGCGACCTGCAGCACGCCGAGCCGCGCGCACCGTACCCGCACGTCCGCGAGGTGCTGGCACTGCGGTCCGAGCTCGAGGGTGCCGCCCTGCTGGTCGGTGGCCACGCCCGGACCGTCGAGGCGCAGCACCTGGTCGCGACCGGCTGGGCGCACGAGGTGTCCGCCGACCGTGCCGGGGTGCGAGCCCGCACGCCGCGCGTGCGCGCGCTGACGAGCGTGGAGCTGGCGCGCGAGGGGCCCGCGGCGGCCGCCCGGCTGCCCGCGCCGGCGTGGCGCGTCCTGCGGGACGCCCTCGCCCTCGGCCCCGTCCTCGTCCAGGTGCCGCGTGCGGGGTACGTCCCCGTCGTCGCGTGCGGCCGGTGCAGGACGCCCGCGCGGTGCGCCACGTGCCACGGACCGCTGGGCCTGACGTCGGGCGACGGTCCGCCGTCCTGCGGCTGGTGCGGCCGGCTCGCCACGGGCTGGCGGTGCGACGAGTGCGGTGCCGCTGCCCTGCGGTCGGTCCGCGTCGGCTCCGAGCGCACCGCCGAGGAGCTCGGCCGGGCGTTCCCCGGCACCACGGTGCGCGTGTCCGGCGCCCGCGCGGCCGGCGGCGTCCTGTCCGAGGTGCCCGACCGGCCGGCGCTCGTCGTGGCGACGCCGGGTGCCGAGCCGCACGCCCCCGGCGGCTACGCGGCCGCCGTGCTGCTCGACGCCGCCGTGGCCAGCGCCGGGGAGCGGCTGGGGGCGGAGGTCGACGCGCTGCGCCGCTGGCTGGGCGCGGCCGCGCTCGTGCGCCCCGAGGGGCAGGTGCTCCTCGTCGGGGACGGTGCCGTGCGCCCCACGCAGGCGCTCGTCCGCTGGGACCCCGCGGGCCTCGCTGAACGCGAGCTCGACGAGCGGGCCGAGCTCCGGCTGCCGCCGGCCGTCCGGGTCGCCTCGCTGACCGGCACGCGGGACGCGGTCGCCGCGGTCGTCACGCGCGTCGACGTCCCCGTGCTGGAGGTGCTCGGACCCGTGCCGGTGCCGCAGGACGACCGAGGCGCCGCGTTGGAGCCCGAGGTGCGCACGCTGCTGCGCGTGCCCCCGGCCGACGGGGCGACGCTGGCGGCCGCCGTCGCA
This region includes:
- the coaBC gene encoding bifunctional phosphopantothenoylcysteine decarboxylase/phosphopantothenate--cysteine ligase CoaBC, translating into MRIVLGVAGGIAAYKAVLLLRILREQGHAVRVVPTRASLEFVGRATWEALSGEPVTTDVFEDVDQVAHVAVGKTADLVLVAPATADLLARAAAGRADDLLTASLLVARCPVLLAPAMHTEMWEHPATVANVATLRSRGVHVLEPAVGRLTGTDTGAGRLPEPEVIAAAALRLLEPPVEQDLRGRRVVVSGGGTREPLDPVRFLGNRSSGRQGAALARTAAQRGAEVTFVAANVAADVLTEAGAGVQVVPVETGEELRRAVRGAARDADVVVMAAAVADYRPASVADAKLKKSGDDPVLRLVETTDVLRELVTDPPRTDQVVVGFAAETGDATGTVLDHARAKALRKGADLLVVNAVGDGRGFGTTTNEITVLDRAGDVVTQAAGTKGEVAHAVWDTVVPVVDIRSPRPGGAATLRA
- the metK gene encoding methionine adenosyltransferase, which produces MTSTPLRLFTSESVTEGHPDKICDQISDAILDAILEQDTTARVAVETMVTTGLVHVAGEVTTSAYVEIPQIVREVVRGIGYTSSLIGFDGDSCGVSVSIGQQSPDIAAGVDKAIEVRQDAADLDPLDLQGAGDQGLMFGYASDETPSLLPLPIWLAHRLAERLAQVRKEGTLRGLRPDGKTQVTVGYEGDRPVSLDTVVLSTQHEPDLYESALAAQVAELVVAPVLADAGIDTSGHRLLVNPTGQFVIGGPQGDAGLTGRKIIVDTYGGMARHGGGAFSGKDPSKVDRSAAYAMRWVAKNVVAAGLARRCEVQVAYAIGKAHPVGLYVETFGTGTVPEDRLTAAIREVFDLRPAAIIRDLDLLRPVYRRTAAYGHFGRDLPEFTWERTDRTADLLSAVG
- a CDS encoding primosomal protein N' — its product is MDRVTSASTPEQPALAGLEVPAAPRRRRVAAPPGPAARLPVARVCVDLAPPHLDRPFEYLVPETLDDAARPGVRVKVRFAGQDVDGWLLERVEQADHEGRLLPLRRVVSSEPVVAPAVARLARAVADRWAGSLADVLRLAVPPRHARVEGEVDAPDSGEAVAGAVVAAPAPGAPAWEAYRGGPAFLRHVLAGGAPRAVWTALPGTGEHRWAAAVAQAVATTLLGGRGALVVVPDARDVDRVCTALRETGLTDVSEGGPVTRLVAEDGPAARYRSFLATLRGRARVVVGTRASAFAPVADLGLVVCWDDGDLQHAEPRAPYPHVREVLALRSELEGAALLVGGHARTVEAQHLVATGWAHEVSADRAGVRARTPRVRALTSVELAREGPAAAARLPAPAWRVLRDALALGPVLVQVPRAGYVPVVACGRCRTPARCATCHGPLGLTSGDGPPSCGWCGRLATGWRCDECGAAALRSVRVGSERTAEELGRAFPGTTVRVSGARAAGGVLSEVPDRPALVVATPGAEPHAPGGYAAAVLLDAAVASAGERLGAEVDALRRWLGAAALVRPEGQVLLVGDGAVRPTQALVRWDPAGLAERELDERAELRLPPAVRVASLTGTRDAVAAVVTRVDVPVLEVLGPVPVPQDDRGAALEPEVRTLLRVPPADGATLAAAVAASVAIRSARREGGTVRVQMDPADVL